The segment GACAATAGACATCTCCAATCCAGACAGCTCTACATTATATCCTTAAAGGTGGAGAGACCCTTGTGAGACCGACTGACAAGAGTGCTCACTATTACTCTGCAGTCACGCCCTGGAGCACGGATTTTGCTCCAGACTCTTTCCCATGCATCCAGAGGGCACGACCCACCCGACAGGCCCAACCCTCCCCCTTCTTCCCCAACCTGGAGAGGGCAGAGCTGCAAAGCACAGCAGCCATACCTTTTGCAGGAGCCTCATGGTTTTCCGGTTCTCCATCCACAGAATTTTCTGGGAGCttaatctttttcttcttagaaGCTGATTCAACTAAGTCAttaggaagattaaaaaaaaaaagatttcacatTTATAACAGCACCTACCATTTAATGAGAGGCCTACAGGGCCAGGCTCCTATAAAAAAAACCCCATCACCTTGCTCATGCCCCCAAGCACCCCAGCCCTGAGGCGGGGGGCTTCTCCTCCAGGGACAGTTGAGAGGTGGTGTTGCCTGCCGTGGACTAAGCCCAGGTTGGCCTGCCACCAAACCTTATGCTCTTTGCTGCTAGTGGGTTCAAACGGCAAGGTCTGACAGATTTTTATCCATTCCCAACTCACAGCTTAAACACTTAACAAACCCTCGGAGCGTCAAGTGAGCCACAGACCTCCCGAGTGCTTGCGCTTTCTTTTGCCCGGACCGGCGTCTGCCTGCTCCCCCGCCTTGGCGCCTCCATCCACCGCCCCGTCCTGGGCGCGCTCGGCCTTGCTCTTCTTCCTCTGGCTCTTCGCCCCCGAGGAGCCATTGGCCGCCTCCTGCTCAGCCTCCCGCGCCGCTTTGCACTTTTTAGGCTTCTGACTCTCTGCATTGTCCTGGTGGCTTTCGAGTcttagttctttcttttcttttttcctgctttgctGCCGGTCTGCCTTCCTTGCCCTCTTATCCTTCTTGGCCTCTGCACGCTCCCCCGCGCTGCTGTTTGCTTTGGAGGGCGGGGCCTCGGGGTCGCTCTCTGCACACGGCTTGCTCGCTGGCTCTGCCGGCTGCTGATCTGGCCCCTTACCGACGGGTTCCTTATTATTAAGCAAAACCAGGAAACACATAAATACTCATTCCAGACACACATCATTTTATCTACTGCATAAATTTCTCTAAGGAAACTGTTGTTACTTACCATTTTATAACTGCGACCCCTCCAACCCCATAGCTTACACGTAGCAATATATACACAAAGTGAGAAAAAACCACCCCCAGCCCACATTCCTCTCTGCATTTAATAGATATTTTCATTCCACTGGAAAAATGAAGGATCTCTATGTCATGGAAAAGCCAGACCTTTAATTCTGGCTCACTAGCCGCCTGTCAGATAGAAGACAAGCATGTGggtgtggcagaaaccatcagACTGATGCATCtgcaggcctgggttcaatttccaGCTCTGTTCACTACTAGCCAGGTGATTCAGGTCAAGTTATTTATCTGCTCCAaacctatttcctcatctataaaaagaaaaggtGGTGACACATACCCGATACAGTTTATGTATGAGtaaaatgagaaaggagaaaagccaAGCTTGAGAAAGCAGCTGGATGTGCAGGGAGAGTTTTGTAAACTCGAGTACTAGACAGAGGTGCCCTTATCACCATCACTGTTCAGCTGGATGGCTACCCCGAGAGGGACGTCAGGGAGGGACACCTGGGTGGGACGTCAAGAACGGTAAGTAAGGAACCATGGAAACACGCGCTGGAATCAGACAGACTGCCCATTTACTGCACCACCTGACTCAAACCGAGTGACTTCAGCTGCACTCTGACTATAGATGTGCTGCGGCCTCCACGCCTGCCCCTTCCCAAGAGAGGACGTGAGGCAAGT is part of the Odocoileus virginianus isolate 20LAN1187 ecotype Illinois chromosome 29, Ovbor_1.2, whole genome shotgun sequence genome and harbors:
- the LYAR gene encoding cell growth-regulating nucleolar protein isoform X2, whose protein sequence is MVFFTCNACGESVKKVQVEKHVAVCRNCECLSCIDCGKDFWGDDYKNHVKCISEDQKYGGKGYEGKTHKGDVKQQAWIQKIHELIKRPNVSPKVRELLEQISGFDNVPRKRAKFQNWMKNSLKVHNESILEQVWNIFSEASSSEPVGKGPDQQPAEPASKPCAESDPEAPPSKANSSAGERAEAKKDKRARKADRQQSRKKEKKELRLESHQDNAESQKPKKCKAAREAEQEAANGSSGAKSQRKKSKAERAQDGAVDGGAKAGEQADAGPGKRKRKHSGVESASKKKKIKLPENSVDGEPENHEAPAKGFSSVLCGDK